From the Quercus lobata isolate SW786 chromosome 6, ValleyOak3.0 Primary Assembly, whole genome shotgun sequence genome, one window contains:
- the LOC115995220 gene encoding probable mannitol dehydrogenase: MAKSLEVEHPKKAFGWAAKDTSGHLSPFQFSRRATGEKDVTFKILYCGICHSDLHMAKNEWGMSTYPLVPGHEIVGVVTEVGSKVQKFRVGDKVGVGCMVGACHSCDSCANELENYCPDMILTYGAKYFDGTITQGGYSDIMVADEHYVVRIPDNLPLDSGAPLLCAGITVYSPLRYYGLDKPGMHVGVVGLGGLGHVAVKFAKAMGVKVTVISTSVNKKKEALEHLGADSFLVSKDQDEMQAAQGTMDGIIDTVSAMHPLLPLIGLLKLQGKLVMVGAPEKPLELPVFPLLMGRKLVGGSCFGSMKETQEMIDFAAKHNITADIEVIPIDYVNTAMERLAKADVRYRFVIDIANTLKSSS, translated from the exons GGCAACAGGAGAGAAGGACGTAACATTTAAAATTCTATATTGTGGAATATGTCACTCTGACCTCCACATGGCCAAAAATGAATGGGGCATGTCTACCTACCCACTAGTTCCTGG GCATGAGATTGTGGGTGTAGTGACAGAAGTGGGAAGCAAGGTACAAAAGTTCAGAGTTGGAGACAAAGTTGGTGTTGGCTGCATGGTTGGAGCATGTCACTCTTGCGATAGCTGTGCCAACGAACTTGAGAATTACTGCCCCGATATGATCCTCACCTATGGCGCCAAGTACTTTGATGGAACCATCACACAAGGAGGCTACTCAGACATCATGGTTGCCGATGAGCACTATGTGGTCCGTATTCCAGACAACCTTCCACTTGATTCTGGTGCCCCTCTCCTTTGTGCTGGGATCACAGTGTACAGTCCCTTGAGATACTATGGGCTTGACAAACCTGGTATGCATGTGGGTGTGGTTGGTCTTGGTGGTCTAGGCCATGTTGCAGTGAAGTTTGCCAAAGCTATGGGGGTTAAGGTGACAGTGATCAGTACTTCAGTTAACAAGAAGAAGGAAGCTTTGGAACATCTTGGTGCCGATTCGTTTTTGGTTAGCAAAGACCAAGATGAGATGCAG GCTGCCCAAGGCACAATGGATGGTATCATTGATACAGTCTCTGCTATGCATCCCCTCCTGCCTCTAATTGGTCTGTTGAAGTTACAAGGAAAGCTCGTTATGGTTGGTGCACCAGAGAAGCCGCTTGAATTACCAGTCTTTCCTTTACTCATGG GAAGGAAGCTAGTTGGTGGTAGTTGCTTTGGGAGCATGAAGGAGACACAAGAGATGATTGATTTTGCAGCCAAACACAACATAACTGCTGACATTGAGGTTATACCAATTGATTATGTGAATACTGCCATGGAGCGTCTTGCGAAAGCGGATGTCAGATATCGATTTGTCATTGACATCGCGAACACATTGAAGTCAAGCTCTTGA